In a genomic window of Chiloscyllium plagiosum isolate BGI_BamShark_2017 chromosome 51, ASM401019v2, whole genome shotgun sequence:
- the LOC122544756 gene encoding one cut domain family member 3-like: MNPHLHSFGELVGIEMLALTGAVPGVCQAGGHRSHAKDPLLTGPWGYSSELPVVLETETPGLRHPLDPIWDGCYHQSAPPHRCHVVGEAVTAPAPPGEIDTHEVAGQVTAELKRCGIPQAVFARAVLGRSQGTLSDLLRRPKPWHRLKSGRETFRTMWTWLREPESQRITTLRMEACRRREHGQGRSQRQHPSNRPRLIFTDVQRRTLLSVFRENPRPSKERQAAIAGQLGLRLSTVANFFMNSRRRSLDKWAEEEGRPHPTGSAFRGAYANS, translated from the exons ATGAACCCACATTTGCACAGCTTTGGGGAGCTGGTGGGCATCGAGATGTTGGCACTGACCGGGGCTGTGCCCGGGGTCTGCCAGGCTGGTGGGCACAGAAGCCACGCCAAGGACCCTCTTCTCACTGGACCCTGGGGTTACAGCTCGGAGCTGCCTGTGGTACTGGAGACGGAGACCCCCGGCTTGAGGCACCCGCTGGACCCTATCTGGGACGGGTGCTACCACCAGTCGGCACCCCCCCACCGCTGCCACGTAGTGGGGGAGGCTGTGACCGCGCCCGCGCCCCCCGGGGAGATCGACACCCACGAGGTGGCCGGGCAGGTAACGGCCGAGCTGAAGAGGTGTGGCATCCCACAGGCGGTCTTCGCCAGGGCGGTCCTTGGCCGCTCCCAGGGCACCCTCTCCGACCTCCTGCGACGTCCCAAACCTTGGCACCGACTCAAGTCCGGCCGGGAGACCTTCCGGACGATGTGGACCTGGCTGCGGGAACCCGAATCCCAGAGGATCACCACGCTCAGGATGGAAG CCTGCAGGAGGAGGGAGCACGGGCAGGGCAGGAGCCAGCGCCAACACCCGTCCAACAGGCCCCGGCTGATCTTCACCGATGTGCAGCGCAGGACCCTGCTCTCCGTCTTCAGGGAGAACCCGCGGCCCAGCAAGGAGAGGCAAGCGGCTATCGCCGGGCAACTAGGCCTCAGGCTTTCCACTGTCGCCAACTTCTTCATGAACTCCCGCCGACGGAGCCTGGACAAGTGGGCGGAGGAGGAGGGCCGGCCCCATCCCACGGGCTCGGCCTTCCGGGGCGCTTATGCCAACTCGTGA